The proteins below come from a single Aspergillus oryzae RIB40 DNA, chromosome 5 genomic window:
- a CDS encoding integral membrane protein TmpA (predicted protein): MSLSEKSVISVPPPAKCASGSTSPRSTLVDVETAMPNCISEKADRTLTQSPDSFDLEAQAPKKKPFSSSRFTLLNIYRRLFTLVFCANVAVFIYIMTADRKLLALVNATAANLLACGLARQPLVVNAIFLIVCSIPRSAPLRLRRIAAKVYHYGGVHSGCGVASFIWYAGFVGLMSKEYWSPSTGRSTISVAPVVVAYIILVLLLAIIVVAYPGFRFKKHDYFELTHRFSGWLVVALFVVLLMLFVNDFSRAAHQSFGRFLIELPAFWFLMVTVAAIVHPWLLLRKVSVRPEYLSNHAVRLHFNHTTTTFGKGIQLARHPLHDWHGFATFPDPEGKTFSSLVSKAGDWTTACINDQPTHLWKRGVLIYGFAYAMRVFKRVVVVTTGSGIGPCLSFLGDDNRPDLRVVWQTRTPLKTYGQGILDLVSKMDTNPYIINTRESGRIDMVPIIRQLYKEFDAEAVCVISNPFVTKKVVYELESRGIPAFGPIFDS; encoded by the coding sequence ATGTCGCTCTCCGAAAAGAGCGTCATCTCAGTCCCTCCGCCAGCCAAATGTGCGTCAGGTTCAACGAGCCCTAGGAGTACACTGGTGGACGTCGAGACGGCCATGCCGAACTGTATCTCAGAAAAGGCGGATCGTACTCTGACACAAAGCCCTGATAGCTTTGACCTGGAAGCCCAGgcccccaagaagaagccgtTCTCCTCGTCTCGCTttaccctcctcaacatctacCGCCGTCTATTCACATTGGTCTTTTGTGCCAATGTTGCTGTCTTTATCTATATTATGACAGCAGATCGCAAATTACTGGCATTGGTGAACGCAACAGCTGCCAACTTACTTGCCTGTGGACTGGCACGCCAACCTCTGGTGGTAAacgccatcttcctcattgTCTGTTCAATCCCCCGATCCGCTCCTTTGAGACTCCGCCGTATTGCAGCAAAAGTCTACCATTATGGTGGAGTCCATAGCGGATGCGGAGTTGCCTCATTTATTTGGTATGCGGGCTTCGTGGGCTTGATGTCGAAGGAGTACTGGTCTCCATCGACTGGAAGGTCCACGATCTCTGTAGCACCCGTTGTCGTGGCCTACATTATCCTAGTATTGCTTCTTGCAATTATCGTCGTTGCCTACCCTGGGTTTCGATTTAAGAAACATGACTACTTCGAGTTGACACATCGTTTCTCtgggtggttggtggtggcaCTGTTCGTGGTACTTCTCATGCTCTTCGTCAATGATTTTAGCCGGGCTGCCCATCAATCATTTGGTCGCTTTCTTATCGAACTTCCAGCCTTTTGGTTCTTGATGGTGACCGTCGCTGCCATCGTCCACCCGTGGCTACTGTTGCGGAAGGTCTCAGTCAGGCCTGAATACCTCTCAAACCATGCAGTGAGACTTCACTTCaaccacaccaccaccacattTGGCAAGGGCATTCAACTGGCAAGACATCCACTGCATGACTGGCATGGCTTTGCAACCTTCCCAGACCCCGAGGGCAAGACATTCTCAAGCCTCGTTTCCAAAGCCGGGGACTGGACCACAGCCTGTATCAACGATCAACCCACCCACCTCTGGAAGCGAGGCGTCCTCATCTATGGGTTCGCGTACGCAATGAGAGTATTCAAGAGAGTGGTAGTTGTCACGACCGGGTCCGGCATCGGGCCGTGCCTTTCATTCTTGGGCGATGACAACCGACCCGATCTCCGTGTCGTATGGCAGACTCGCACTCCCCTAAAGACCTATGGGCAAGGAATACTCGACTTGGTCTCCAAAATGGATACCAACCcatacatcatcaacaccagggAGTCTGGTCGTATCGATATGGTGCCAATCATTCGACAGCTCTACAAGGAATTCGATGCGGAAGCTGTATGCGTGATCAGCAATCCTTTCGTGACGAAGAAAGTGGTATATGAGCTCGAGTCAAGAGGCATCCCCGCTTTCGGCCCCATCTTCGATTCATAA
- a CDS encoding alpha-arrestin (predicted protein), with protein sequence MPGRLLSSLVRPHVHHHTSFSSHSTSSSSTSVNEIHTHTVAHKKPSANVLERARSPERRLSFAVDHLIHPHRDHSKEKRRSHGRSSGSKERPGDHGVSATAKLDVVVESPPLVCYGSPANSTGALFSGRLKITVSEAVDSITLDKFDMRLMTRMTTKKPVSRECPNCASRTEELNHWNFLTEPLHLKPGDHEFPFSYLFPGHLPASCNGSLGKIEYYLSAHAQNTTGEEYDFQMPLHIRRAILPGNDKSSIRIFPPTNLTGRIVLPSVVHPIGTFPVQMTLSGVVDKGEETQTRWRLRKMMWRIEEHQKIVSTACGKHAHKIGGEGKGVLHQETRIIGHNEEKEGWKTDFDTAGGEISMQFEASINPTCNPVCDLEASGGLEAKHNLVIELIVAEEFCPNRNTRLITPTGAARVLRMQFHLHVTERSGLGISWDEEMPPMYEDVPASPPGYTNPDASSVMEDYHGSPLPLPEYEDLERMDSLRLDSDSTHSSARSILSTRGRSRFTTDDLTAEPMTQQNRNRAPSADSQVSRASE encoded by the coding sequence ATGCCCGGCCGCCTCCTTTCTAGCCTTGTTCGCCCCCACGTGCACCACCACACATCCTTCTCGTCGCAttccacctcttcctcatctacCTCCGTTAATGAGATCCACACTCACACGGTGGCCCATAAGAAGCCTTCCGCAAATGTGCTTGAACGAGCACGCTCTCCAGAGCGCCGTTTGTCTTTCGCGGTCGATCATCTAATTCACCCTCACAGGGATCACAGCAAGGAGAAGCGCCGCAGTCATGGGCGTTCATCCGGTTCTAAAGAGCGTCCAGGCGATCATGGCGTTAGTGCTACTGCCAAGTTGGACGTTGTCGTTGAATCACCACCGCTCGTCTGCTACGGCAGCCCGGCTAACTCGACTGGTGCGCTATTCTCTGGTCGTTTGAAGATCACTGTCTCGGAAGCGGTTGACTCCATTACTCTCGATAAGTTTGACATGAGATTGATGACTAGAATGACTACGAAGAAACCAGTCTCGAGAGAATGTCCGAACTGCGCCTCTAGAACCGAGGAGTTAAACCACTGGAATTTTTTGACAGAACCGCTTCACTTGAAGCCTGGCGACCACGAATTCCCTTTCAGCTACCTCTTTCCTGGTCATTTACCCGCCTCTTGCAATGGATCCCTGGGAAAGATTGAGTACTACCTCTCTGCCCATGCACAAAACACCACCGGTGAAGAATACGATTTCCAGATGCCTTTACACATCAGGCGCGCTATCCTACCCGGAAACGATAAATCCTCAATCCGTATCTTCCCTCCAACTAACCTCACGGGCCGCATTGTGCTTCCCTCGGTCGTTCATCCCATCGGTACGTTCCCCGTCCAGATGACCCTGAGCGGAGTCGTGGACAAGGGCGAAGAGACCCAAACCCGTTGGCGCCTGCGCAAGATGATGTGGCGTATCGAAGAGCACCAGAAGATCGTTTCCACAGCCTGTGGTAAACATGCGCACAAGATTGGTGGTGAAGGCAAGGGCGTCCTTCACCAGGAAACTCGAATCATCGGACAtaacgaagagaaggagggctGGAAGACCGACTTCGATACTGCCGGAGGCGAGATTAGCATGCAGTTCGAGGCAAGCATCAACCCCACCTGCAACCCTGTGTGCGATCTTGAGGCCTCCGGTGGATTGGAAGCCAAGCACAACCTCGTTATCGAGTTGATCGTCGCTGAGGAATTCTGTCCTAACCGCAACACCAGGCTCATCACGCCTACGGGCGCAGCACGTGTGCTCCGCATGCAGTTCCACTTGCATGTCACTGAACGTAGCGGTCTCGGTATCAGCTGGGACGAGGAAATGCCTCCGATGTATGAGGATGTTCCTGCTAGTCCCCCCGGCTACACAAACCCTGATGCCAGCAGTGTCATGGAAGACTACCACGGTTCCCCGCTCCCGCTTCCAGAGTACGAAGATTTGGAACGCATGGACTCCCTTCGACTGGACAGCGACTCTACTCACTCTTCGGCTCGCTCAATTCTCTCAACACGCGGACGATCTCGATTCACCACAGACGATCTCACTGCCGAGCCCATGACACAACAAAACCGCAATCGAGCCCCGTCCGCCGATTCGCAAGTCTCTCGGGCCTCCGAGTAA
- a CDS encoding aldo/keto reductase (voltage-gated shaker-like K+ channel, subunit beta/KCNAB): MSSQPLLARYRQLAPSASVRVSPLCLGAMTFGTASKERYGECSKDAAFEILDYFVSQGGNFIDTANAYREEQSEIWLGEWLASRQNRDQMVIATKYTTGWQGHHKDKIQANYGGNGTKSMRISLEASLRKLQTTYIDLFYVHWWDYTVSIPELMHSLNDLVVSGKVLYLGISDTPAWVVAKANQYARDHGLRQFTVYQGMWNAAMRDFERDIIPMCRDEGMGLCPYGVLNQGRFQTEEGFKEREKRNDGRNFIPLSEHDKKVSRVLEDVANAKGVELLQVALAYVLQKTPYVFPIVGARKVEHIKGVVPAVGITLTTEEIEKIESAYTFDPGFPHTFLSGTLFGDGAPQGAYGPGDVWLTKPLGTFDWVGYPEAIVPTERK, translated from the coding sequence ATGTCTTCCCAACCACTTCTCGCTCGCTACCGACAGCTCGCCCCTTCGGCATCCGTCAGAGTCTCCCCTCTATGCCTAGGTGCCATGACCTTCGGCACTGCGAGCAAAGAGCGATACGGAGAATGTAGCAAGGATGCCGCCTTTGAGATCCTCGACTATTTCGTCAGTCAGGGCGGGAACTTCATCGACACCGCCAACGCATACCGAGAAGAGCAATCCGAGATCTGGCTGGGTGAATGGCTTGCCTCCAGGCAAAACAGGGACCAGATGGTTATTGCGACCAAATACACCACCGGCTGGCAAGGCCATCACAAGGACAAGATCCAAGCCAACTATGGTGGGAACGGAACCAAGTCAATGCGTATCTCGCTCGAAGCATCCCTGCGCAAACTTCAGACAACCTATATCGACTTGTTCTACGTGCACTGGTGGGATTACACTGTTTCGATCCCGGAGTTGATGCACAGTCTGAATGATCTTGTGGTCTCTGGAAAGGTCTTGTATTTGGGTATCTCTGATACACCCGCTTGGGTAGTCGCGAAAGCCAACCAGTACGCTCGTGACCACGGCCTGCGACAGTTCACCGTGTATCAGGGCATGTGGAATGCAGCGATGCGTGATTTTGAGCGAGATATCATACCTATGTGCCGCGATGAAGGGATGGGCTTGTGTCCTTATGGAGTGCTGAATCAGGGTCGCTTTCAAACCGAGGAGGGATTCAAAGAACgcgagaagagaaacgaCGGTCGGAATTTCATCCCTTTATCTGAGCACGATAAGAAGGTTTCCCGTGTGCTCGAGGATGTCGCTAATGCGAAAGGCGTAGAGCTTCTGCAAGTCGCTCTAGCTTATGTGCTCCAGAAAACACCCTATGTGTTTCCTATCGTCGGTGCTAGGAAAGTTGAGCATATCAAGGGAGTGGTGCCGGCTGTTGGGATTACGTTGACAactgaggagattgagaagattgagtCAGCGTATACGTTTGACCCTGGGTTCCCGCATACTTTCCTCAGCGGGACGCTGTTTGGGGATGGCGCCCCTCAAGGCGCTTATGGCCCAGGAGATGTGTGGTTGACCAAGCCTTTGGGAACTTTTGACTGGGTAGGATATCCGGAGGCAATTGTGCCAACTGAGAGAAAGTAA
- a CDS encoding PIG-L family deacetylase (N-acetylglucosaminyl phosphatidylinositol de-N-acetylase), with translation MSPSSFISLGFAITAVFIFWTLSATSSSPFARNFPRLYNKRICLLIAHPDDEAMFFAPTVLALTKPELGNHLKILCLSSGDADGLGHIRKKELKKSAVHLGLRSESDVLIIDDPTRFPDSMSATWSESDVSSLLASAFAPEIGDAQSGSRKRGATRDKPPVATIDVLLTFDRHGISNHPNHRSLYHGAVHFLRTLMKDKPGYTCPVSLYTLTTTNILRKYIGVLDAPLSMARGAVDSLFSGLKGSSRSSKEDAPARLLFVSSVGEWMTAQSAMVKAHQSQMVWFRYGWITLGRYMAVNDLKREKV, from the exons ATgtctccatcatcattcaTATCGCTGGGCTTCGCTATCACagccgtcttcatcttttggACATTATCCGCCACGTCTTCCTCACCATTTGCTCGTAATTTCCCCCGCTTGTACAACAAGCGGATATGCCTATTAATAGCCCACCCCGACGATGAGGCGATGTTTTTCGCACCGACGGTGCTAGCTTTAACCAAGCCAGAGCTGGGAAACCATCTCAAGATCTTATGTCTCAGTAGCG GAGACGCCGACGGACTAGGCCACATCCGCAAAAAGGAGCTTAAAAAAAGCGCTGTGCACCTAGGCCTCCGCAGCGAGTCCGATGTCCTCATCATAGACGACCCAACCCGCTTCCCCGACAGCATGAGCGCCACCTGGTCCGAAAGCGACGTCTCAAGCTTGCTTGCCTCCGCCTTCGCCCCCGAAATAGGCGACGCCCAGTCCGGGTCCCGAAAACGAGGAGCAACGCGGGATAAACCACCCGTCGCGACTATCGATGTGCTCCTCACCTTTGACAGACATGGTATAAGCAACCACCCCAACCACCGTTCTCTCTACCATGGCGCTGTCCACTTCCTTCGTACCCTGATGAAAGATAAGCCCGGGTATACCTGCCCGGTCTCGTTGTACACGCTCACTACGACGAACATCTTGCGCAAGTATATCGGTGTGCTTGACGCGCCCTTGAGCATGGCGCGTGGGGCTGTCGATTCTTTGTTTTCGGGCTTGAAGGGCTCATCTCGTTCCTCGAAGGAGGATGCGCCTGCGAGACTTCTGTTTGTAAGCTCTGTTGGCGAATGGATGACGGCGCAGTCGGCTATGGTTAAGGCTCATCAGAGTCAGATGGTTTGGTTTCGATATGGGTGGATTACTCTTGGTCGTTATATGGCGGTTAATGATCTCAAGCGTGAGAAGGTTTAA